In the genome of Quercus robur chromosome 3, dhQueRobu3.1, whole genome shotgun sequence, one region contains:
- the LOC126718165 gene encoding REF/SRPP-like protein At1g67360 — protein MATETMQEMEIERKKRRELKHLGFARTVAIHALVCVSNIYDYAKQNSGPLRSTVSTVESAVTAVVGPVYRKIQGVPDDLLVFLDDKVDEATHKFDEHAPPLAKQAVRKTNNLICKASDKAHKLVNEAQTGGPRAAVHYAVSEYKQFLLSQSVKIWVGMNQCTPFHTVAEKAVPAAAHLMEKYNHLVKDLTQKGYPIFGYMPLVPVEEISEAVKEGEAEKKRDTAASAEHKSDSSDSD, from the exons ATGGCCACTGAAACCATG CAAGAGATGGAGAttgagagaaagaagaggagGGAGCTGAAGCACCTAGGGTTCGCGAGGACGGTGGCGATTCACGCGCTCGTCTGCGTCTCCAATATCTACGATTACGCCAAACAAAACTCGGGGCCTCTCAGATCCACCGTCTCCACCGTCGAATCTGCCGTCACCGCCGTCGTGGGCCCTGTCTACAGAAAAATCCAAGGCGTTCCTGATGATCTCCTTGTTTTCCTTGACGACAAG GTAGATGAAGCTACACACAAGTTTGATGAGCATGCTCCACCGTTGGCAAAGCAGGCTGTAAGAAAAACTAACAATTTGATTTGCAAGGCATCTGATAAGGCTCATAAACTTGTAAATGAGGCTCAAACTGGGGGTCCTCGTGCTGCTGTGCATTATGCTGTTTCAGAGTATAAGCAGTTCCTTCTATCTCAAAGTGTGAAGATATGGGTTGGAATGAACCAGTGTACACCATTCCACACGGTGGCAGAGAAGGCTGTTCCTGCGGCTGCTCACTTGATGGAGAAATACAACCATTTGGTGAAGGACTTGACCCAGAAGGGTTATCCTATCTTTGGCTATATGCCTTTAGTTCCTGTTGAGGAGATATCCGAGGCAGTTAAGGAGGGTGAGgctgaaaagaaaagagatacAGCTGCATCTGCTGAACACAAATCAGATTCTTCTGATTCGGATTAA
- the LOC126719695 gene encoding uncharacterized protein LOC126719695, with the protein MKCSRCIYWLGVKTVEKCIQNSAEFFVVGAKEKVPVSRTIIPVTWRKPLEGRAKLNIDGSALGNLGVAGGGGLICDHNGDWIARFSRALGSTNSIIAKLWALRDGLTLAKELCLNNLIVEMDALSVVQLMSNNTINMLMEPLLSNCRNLLQAIPNKRIEHAYREANQCADALAKMGTNSNFTFVVFVEPPPMVGTFLAFDKANMFCNRLLNSNT; encoded by the coding sequence ATGAAATGCTCAAGGTGTATATATTGGCTTGGTGTAAAGACAGTTGAGAAATGTATCCAAAATTCTGCAGAATTCTTTGTAGTTGGAGCAAAGGAAAAAGTTCCTGTTTCAAGAACTATAATACCTGTTACTTGGAGAAAACCCCTTGAAGGACGGGCCAAGCTCAACATAGATGGCTCGGCTTTGGGGAATCTTGGTGTTGCAGGTGGAGGTGGTCTCATATGTGACCATAATGGTGATTGGATAGCAAGATTCTCTAGAGCTCTCGGCTCCACTAATAGTATCATTGCAAAGCTATGGGCTCTAAGAGATGGGCTAACTCTTGCCAAGGAACTCtgtttaaacaatttaattgtAGAGATGGATGCTTTGAGTGTTGTTCAGCTGATGAGCAATAATACTATAAATATGTTAATGGAACCTCTTTTGTCTAATTGCAGGAACCTGCTCCAAGCTATTCCCAACAAACGGATAGAGCACGCATACCGTGAAGCTAACCAATGTGCGGATGCGTTAGCAAAGATGGGAACTAATAGTAACtttacttttgttgtttttgttgaaccACCGCCTATGGTGGGTACTTTTTTAGCCTTTGATAAGGCTAATATGTTTTGTAATAGACTTCTAAATTCTAACACATGA
- the LOC126718163 gene encoding uncharacterized protein LOC126718163 — MGFVMEFAENLILKLMEDPKERDKKFREHLYAVKDRCAKTKEMWNYPLRPYGFWTFEQHNAQLRRDAQISEVLGRRDVYDDVIRKALGHSMNE; from the coding sequence ATGGGATTTGTAATGGAGTTTGCGGAGAATTTGATTCTGAAGTTGATGGAGGACCCTAAGGAGAGGGATAAGAAGTTTAGGGAGCATTTGTATGCGGTGAAGGATCGCTGCGCCAAGACCAAGGAGATGTGGAATTACCCTCTTCGTCCATATGGGTTCTGGACCTTCGAGCAACACAATGCTCAGCTGAGGAGGGATGCACAGATCAGCGAGGTGCTTGGTCGTAGGGATGTTTATGATGATGTCATTCGCAAAGCCTTAGGACACTCAATGAATGAATAA
- the LOC126718161 gene encoding F-box protein At1g67340, whose amino-acid sequence MRTRRGLCYPRVVEDKNMRVVKRRRDFAAEQVSYRKRSRNSSDIAGKRDLFDSLPDDLVISILCKLSSSATCPSDFANVLLTCRRLNGLGLNSLVLSKTSQKTFAIRAKNWSELAHRFLKLCADAGNVEACYTLGMIRFYCLHNRGSGASLMAKAAISSHAQALYSLAVIQFNGSGGTKNDKDLRAGVALCARAAFLGHIDALRELGHCLQDGYGVRQNITEGRRFLVQANARELAAVFSTSANPTRPLFTWNPLPLPHPHPHPRTVNSGGGGGGGCPLLSDFGCNVPAPEAHPANRFMSEWFAARAGIPGPGLRLCSHAGCGRPETRRHEFRRCSVCGTVNYCSRACQALDWKMKHKAECTPTERWVDEEGDVDGNGNGNGDNGGDGGGEDGVNGNDDVMPDS is encoded by the exons ATGAGAACAAGGAGAGGGCTTTGTTATCCTAGAGTTGTTGAAGATAAGAACATGAGAGTTGTGAAGCGAAGGAGAGATTTCGCCGCCGAACAAGTTAGTTACCGGAAAAGAAGCCGGAATTCTTCTGATATCGCTGGAAAGCGTGACTTGTTCGATTCCTTGCCGGACGATCTCGTCATTTCCATTCTCTGCAAACTCAGCTCCTCCGCCACTTGCCCCTCCGATTTCGCCAACGTTCTCCTCAC GTGCAGGAGGTTAAACGGTTTAGGACTTAATTCCTTAGTGTTATCAAAAACTTCTCAGAAAACATTCGCCATTAGAGCCAAGAACTGGTCCGAGTTAGCTCATCGCTTCTTGAAACTCTGCGCAGATGCCGGAAACGTCGAAGCCTGTTACACTCTCGGCATg ATTCGATTTTACTGTTTACACAACCGAGGAAGCGGGGCTTCTCTAATGGCCAAAGCGGCAATTAGCTCTCACGCGCAGGCACTGTACTCGCTTGCCGTGATTCAGTTCAACGGTAGCGGAGGCACCAAAAACGACAAGGACTTGAGAGCCGGCGTGGCCTTGTGCGCGCGTGCGGCTTTTCTGGGCCACATCGACGCGCTTCGCGAGCTTGGTCACTGTCTCCAAGACGGTTACGGCGTTCGCCAAAACATAACCGAAGGTCGCCGGTTCCTCGTCCAAGCCAACGCTAGAGAACTCGCGGCGGTGTTTTCCACATCCGCGAATCCCACGCGCCCTCTCTTCACGTGGAACCCACTTCCTCTCCCACACCCACATCCTCATCCACGAACCGTGaacagcggcggcggcggcggtggtGGTTGCCCCTTGTTAAGCGATTTCGGCTGCAACGTTCCGGCCCCAGAGGCTCACCCGGCGAACCGGTTCATGTCAGAGTGGTTCGCGGCTCGGGCTGGGATTCCCGGACCGGGTTTGAGGCTGTGTTCGCACGCGGGGTGTGGTAGACCGGAAACTAGGAGACACGAGTTTCGTCGGTGCTCAGTTTGTGGAACCGTGAATTACTGCTCACGCGCTTGCCAGGCGCTTGATTGGAAGATGAAGCACAAGGCGGAGTGTACACCTACGGAACGGTGGGTCGACGAGGAAGGTGACGTTGACGGAAACGGTAACGGGAATGGAGATAACGGTGGTGATGGAGGAGGCGAAGACGGAGTTAATGGGAACGATGATGTCATGCCAGACAGTTGA